One window from the genome of Thermococcus siculi encodes:
- a CDS encoding HD domain-containing protein, translating into MSLLELIIEAGNLKRLPRTGWLLRGVPNPESIADHSYRTALITMLLTDELKAKGVEIDVERAVKIALIHDLAEARITDIPLTAQNYLDKGKAEKRAAMEVFLRTPDPKGYFRLWREYEEGLSPEGRLVKFADRLEMLVQAYEYERAGFADLDEFWSTVEKLRESEFYPHFKDIVEGLVELRKQKRLR; encoded by the coding sequence ATGTCACTTCTCGAGCTTATCATCGAGGCTGGAAACCTCAAGAGGCTCCCCAGAACGGGCTGGCTCCTCCGGGGGGTCCCAAACCCCGAGAGCATCGCAGATCACTCTTACAGGACTGCCCTGATAACGATGCTCCTCACGGACGAGCTGAAGGCAAAGGGGGTGGAAATCGACGTCGAGAGGGCGGTTAAGATAGCCCTCATCCACGACCTCGCCGAGGCCAGGATAACCGACATCCCCCTCACGGCCCAGAACTACCTCGACAAGGGCAAAGCCGAAAAGCGCGCCGCCATGGAGGTCTTTCTGAGGACCCCCGACCCCAAGGGTTACTTCCGGCTCTGGCGGGAGTACGAAGAGGGTCTAAGTCCAGAGGGCAGGCTGGTGAAGTTCGCGGACAGGCTGGAGATGCTCGTCCAGGCCTACGAGTATGAGAGGGCGGGCTTTGCTGATCTCGACGAGTTCTGGAGCACCGTCGAAAAGCTCCGTGAGAGCGAGTTCTACCCCCACTTCAAAGACATCGTTGAGGGACTCGTGGAACTCCGAAAACAGAAGCGTTTGCGTTAA
- a CDS encoding prenyltransferase, protein MIVKEVLASVDVIPDPYVKSVTYAKIGERLARARDGNYKTAFLRALETAKEIEDPVRMFRALLSIGYSFGRAGLKSSKKIYQGVLEDSRILSPPQRDEIMRTAATYMLALGEIGEAITYALEIANPKLRNGVLLDIVRANTRMIGREQLKAAYRLRKSKLALEYIDEEPHRSKALLELIKAYIILGSYENGISLLREIKTREWARQAFKEVSFYLKEREVLGHYIDSLEAVAQELIEKFGREFTEELALAFALSGEGVPAAGLIRRLENSDEVFVRIALELLERDHDVLPAFISALDEHEAELVGRVVMNRILERPELGNWEVVKAIGKSTPSEEIWAKIARYYVLAGEFEGAMKIGSLLRDSRLRSIVMADVAHHLVKEGDVERAIDAALEVRDPKFSSILVSEILIKALEQELPGRVKQWNGSKR, encoded by the coding sequence ATGATTGTCAAGGAAGTCCTCGCTTCCGTTGATGTGATTCCCGATCCGTATGTAAAATCCGTAACGTACGCTAAAATAGGTGAGAGGCTTGCCAGGGCAAGGGACGGAAACTACAAGACTGCTTTTCTGAGGGCGCTCGAGACCGCCAAGGAGATTGAAGACCCCGTGAGGATGTTCAGGGCGCTTCTCTCGATCGGCTATTCCTTCGGGAGGGCCGGGCTGAAGTCCTCCAAGAAGATATACCAGGGCGTCCTCGAGGATTCCCGGATTCTATCCCCTCCCCAGAGGGACGAGATAATGAGGACCGCAGCCACCTACATGCTCGCCCTGGGAGAGATCGGGGAGGCCATAACCTACGCCCTCGAGATAGCCAATCCCAAGCTCCGGAACGGGGTGCTCCTCGACATCGTGAGGGCCAACACCCGGATGATAGGGAGGGAACAGCTCAAAGCCGCATACCGTCTCAGGAAGAGCAAGCTCGCCCTCGAGTATATAGATGAGGAACCCCACCGCTCCAAGGCCCTCCTGGAACTCATAAAGGCTTACATCATCCTCGGCAGCTACGAAAATGGTATATCCCTCCTCAGGGAGATAAAAACCCGGGAGTGGGCCAGGCAGGCCTTCAAAGAAGTCTCGTTCTACCTCAAGGAGAGGGAGGTTCTGGGCCACTACATAGATTCCCTCGAGGCTGTTGCCCAGGAGCTTATAGAGAAATTTGGCAGGGAGTTCACCGAGGAGCTGGCCCTTGCATTCGCCCTCAGCGGGGAAGGTGTTCCCGCGGCGGGACTGATAAGGCGCCTTGAGAACAGCGACGAGGTCTTCGTAAGAATCGCTCTTGAACTCCTCGAAAGGGATCACGACGTCCTTCCGGCTTTTATCTCGGCTCTGGATGAGCACGAGGCCGAGCTTGTGGGGAGGGTCGTTATGAACCGTATCCTTGAGAGGCCCGAGCTGGGGAACTGGGAGGTTGTAAAGGCCATCGGAAAGAGCACCCCGAGCGAGGAGATATGGGCCAAGATAGCCCGCTACTACGTCCTGGCCGGGGAGTTCGAGGGGGCTATGAAGATAGGTTCCCTCCTCCGCGACTCCAGACTCCGCTCCATAGTGATGGCCGATGTGGCGCACCACCTCGTTAAGGAGGGGGACGTTGAGAGGGCCATAGATGCAGCCCTCGAGGTACGCGATCCCAAGTTCTCCTCGATCCTCGTCTCCGAGATTCTCATCAAGGCCCTCGAGCAAGAGCTTCCAGGGAGGGTTAAGCAGTGGAACGGCTCAAAGCGCTGA
- a CDS encoding AAA family ATPase, with protein MTVEEFKPLVDEIIEAVSSVYIGNEVVVRKTLAAALVNGNVLFEDYPGLGKTLLAKAFGRALGLKYTRVQFTPDLLPADILGTKVWRQNLGTFELIKGPIFTHVLLADEINRAPPKTQSALLEAMEERQVTIEGETFPLERPFFVIATQNPIEFEGTYPLPEAQLDRFLLRLRVGYPKTEEDELAILEARLRWGKDDPTVDLKPVIDRETFVGIQDLVESGIYVDRSVLKYIVGLVRNARSDSRVEAGPSPRGAIALMKVAKANALLDGRNFVLPDDVKAYAVDALAHRIVVKAEYSFEGVTGEEVVREALEKTPVPKGAEKR; from the coding sequence ATGACCGTTGAAGAATTTAAGCCATTGGTCGATGAAATAATTGAGGCGGTTTCTTCGGTTTATATTGGGAATGAGGTTGTGGTTAGGAAGACGCTCGCGGCGGCTTTGGTCAACGGGAACGTCCTCTTCGAGGATTACCCGGGGTTAGGCAAAACACTCCTGGCAAAAGCCTTTGGGAGAGCCTTAGGCCTCAAATACACGCGAGTACAATTTACACCAGACTTACTCCCGGCTGACATCCTCGGAACAAAAGTCTGGCGCCAAAACCTCGGAACCTTCGAACTAATCAAAGGCCCAATCTTCACGCACGTTCTCTTGGCAGACGAGATCAACCGAGCACCACCAAAAACCCAATCCGCTTTGCTAGAGGCGATGGAAGAACGACAAGTCACCATCGAGGGGGAAACATTCCCGCTGGAGAGGCCGTTCTTCGTCATAGCAACGCAAAACCCGATTGAATTCGAGGGGACGTACCCCCTCCCGGAGGCTCAACTGGATAGATTCCTCCTCAGGCTCAGGGTTGGTTATCCTAAAACCGAGGAGGACGAGTTGGCTATCCTGGAGGCTCGCTTGAGGTGGGGGAAGGACGATCCGACCGTAGATTTGAAACCCGTCATTGACCGGGAAACCTTCGTGGGGATACAGGATTTGGTTGAGTCGGGTATTTACGTGGATAGGAGTGTTCTCAAGTACATTGTGGGCCTGGTCAGGAATGCTAGGAGTGATTCGCGGGTGGAGGCCGGGCCGAGTCCGCGCGGGGCGATTGCCTTGATGAAGGTCGCGAAGGCTAATGCCTTGCTCGATGGGAGGAATTTTGTTCTTCCGGATGACGTGAAGGCTTACGCGGTTGATGCTCTGGCTCACAGGATTGTTGTGAAGGCGGAGTACTCTTTCGAGGGTGTTACTGGAGAAGAGGTTGTGAGGGAGGCTTTGGAGAAGACTCCCGTCCCCAAAGGAGCTGAGAAAAGATGA
- a CDS encoding secondary thiamine-phosphate synthase enzyme YjbQ, whose amino-acid sequence MLFEIEVSTSERFQIVDITGEVQRLVYRSKVKHGIAVVFTRHTTTGLFINEAEKGLLEDIKGKMKELVPKGAGYSHDRIDSNAHSHIRASLFLNPEVVVPIDQAELQLGTWQRILFVELDGPRHRKVQVMICPCPEFPDE is encoded by the coding sequence TTGCTCTTCGAGATTGAGGTTTCCACCTCCGAGAGGTTCCAGATCGTTGACATAACCGGGGAAGTTCAGAGGCTCGTCTACCGCTCCAAGGTGAAGCACGGCATAGCCGTCGTCTTCACGAGGCACACCACGACAGGCCTGTTCATAAACGAGGCCGAGAAGGGCCTCCTGGAGGATATAAAGGGCAAGATGAAGGAGCTGGTGCCAAAGGGTGCCGGCTACTCCCACGACCGGATAGACAGCAACGCCCACTCCCACATAAGGGCGAGTCTCTTCCTAAACCCTGAGGTCGTTGTTCCCATAGATCAGGCCGAACTCCAGCTCGGGACGTGGCAGAGGATTCTCTTCGTCGAACTCGACGGTCCGAGGCACAGGAAGGTTCAGGTAATGATATGCCCCTGCCCGGAGTTTCCGGATGAGTAG
- the wtpC gene encoding tungstate ABC transporter ATP-binding protein WtpC: MLEVKSVSKDYREFRLRDITFSVEGGEHFIILGPSGAGKTVLLEIIAGIIEPDSGRVYLNGEDVTDLPPEKRGLAYIPQNYALFPHMSVFDNIAFGLKLRKLPKAEIDRKVKETAEVLGIDHLLARKPKTLSGGESQRVAIARALVVEPPLILMDEPFANLDVQTRSKLIGEMKCWRKELGFTALHVTHSFEEAVSLGDRVGVMLNGRLTQVGSVREVFSRPTGEEVARFLGFENIIEGTAEGRTLRANGVEIELPVEASGRVRVGIRPEDIILSLRPIRTSARNEFKAVVDSVEELGPLVRVHILVGSLSLRAFITRSSMLEMGIEKGKTVYASFKATALHVF; this comes from the coding sequence ATGCTTGAGGTAAAATCCGTTTCCAAGGATTACAGGGAGTTCCGCCTGAGGGATATCACTTTCAGTGTGGAGGGGGGCGAGCACTTCATAATCCTCGGCCCGAGCGGGGCGGGGAAGACCGTTCTGCTCGAAATCATAGCCGGTATCATAGAGCCGGACTCCGGGAGGGTGTACTTAAACGGGGAGGACGTGACGGACCTGCCCCCGGAGAAGCGCGGCCTCGCTTATATCCCCCAGAACTACGCCCTCTTCCCGCACATGAGCGTCTTCGACAACATAGCCTTCGGGCTGAAGCTGCGGAAGCTCCCGAAGGCTGAGATCGATAGGAAAGTTAAGGAAACCGCTGAAGTCCTTGGCATAGATCACCTTCTGGCCAGAAAGCCGAAGACCCTTAGCGGCGGGGAGAGCCAGCGCGTTGCGATAGCGAGGGCTTTGGTGGTTGAGCCTCCCCTCATCCTCATGGACGAACCCTTCGCGAACCTCGACGTCCAGACCCGCTCGAAACTCATCGGCGAGATGAAGTGCTGGAGGAAGGAGCTGGGCTTCACAGCTTTGCACGTTACCCACTCCTTCGAGGAGGCTGTGAGTCTAGGTGACCGCGTGGGGGTCATGCTTAACGGAAGGCTCACCCAGGTCGGGAGCGTGAGGGAGGTCTTCTCAAGGCCCACGGGCGAGGAGGTTGCCAGGTTTTTGGGCTTCGAGAACATAATCGAGGGCACCGCCGAGGGGAGAACGCTGAGGGCCAACGGCGTTGAGATTGAGCTTCCGGTTGAGGCCAGCGGAAGAGTCCGCGTGGGCATAAGGCCGGAGGACATCATACTGTCCCTCAGACCTATCAGAACCTCTGCGAGGAACGAGTTCAAAGCGGTGGTCGATTCCGTTGAGGAGCTAGGCCCCCTCGTGAGGGTTCACATCCTCGTTGGTAGCCTTTCCCTCAGGGCCTTCATTACCCGGTCGTCCATGCTGGAGATGGGGATAGAAAAGGGAAAAACTGTTTACGCCAGCTTCAAGGCGACCGCCCTTCACGTGTTCTGA
- the wtpA gene encoding tungstate ABC transporter substrate-binding protein WtpA has translation MGWRSIALVLIIGVSLIAAGCIGSGDNVAGTEEARLVVFHAGSLSVPFQGLEKEFSDYAEENLGVKVTFQDEASGSVKAVRKVTDLGKKADIVAVADYTLIPQLMVPNYTDFYVLFATNEIVIAFTDKSKYADEMKAHPEKWYEILARDDVSFGFSDPNQDPCGYRSVMVMKLADLYYGKPIFETLVEKNTNIYANGTRIYVPKEIGVKSDNVVIRPKETDLTGLVESGSLDYFFIYKSVAEQHNLPYITLPDEINLRDFSKADYYGQVEITLGSTGKTIKAKPIVYGVTVPKDAPNRDLAIEFLKFLLGENGQKVFKENHQDFLNPPVAFGNVPEEIKDLVKVEG, from the coding sequence GTGGGATGGAGGAGTATCGCGCTCGTTCTAATCATAGGCGTGTCGCTAATTGCCGCGGGATGCATCGGTTCTGGAGATAACGTTGCCGGCACTGAAGAGGCAAGGCTCGTGGTCTTCCACGCCGGCTCTCTGAGCGTTCCGTTCCAGGGGCTGGAGAAGGAGTTCTCTGATTACGCGGAGGAGAACTTGGGCGTCAAGGTTACCTTCCAGGACGAGGCCAGCGGCAGCGTCAAAGCCGTCAGAAAGGTCACCGACCTCGGAAAGAAGGCGGACATCGTTGCCGTTGCCGATTACACCCTCATTCCCCAGCTGATGGTGCCCAACTACACGGACTTCTACGTGCTCTTCGCCACCAACGAGATAGTCATCGCATTCACGGATAAGAGCAAGTACGCCGACGAGATGAAGGCGCATCCCGAAAAATGGTACGAGATACTGGCGCGTGATGACGTTTCCTTCGGCTTCAGCGACCCCAACCAGGACCCCTGCGGCTACCGCTCGGTCATGGTGATGAAGCTGGCCGACCTCTACTACGGAAAGCCAATCTTCGAGACGCTGGTTGAGAAGAACACCAACATCTACGCCAACGGAACCAGGATATACGTCCCCAAGGAGATCGGGGTGAAGAGTGACAACGTCGTCATAAGGCCGAAGGAGACTGACCTGACCGGCCTCGTTGAGAGCGGCTCCTTGGACTACTTCTTCATCTATAAGAGCGTGGCTGAGCAGCACAACCTGCCCTACATCACCCTCCCGGACGAGATAAACCTCAGGGACTTCAGCAAGGCAGACTACTACGGCCAGGTCGAGATAACGCTCGGTTCGACTGGAAAGACGATAAAGGCCAAGCCCATAGTCTACGGCGTTACGGTTCCGAAGGATGCCCCCAACAGGGATCTAGCAATAGAGTTTCTCAAGTTCCTCCTTGGTGAAAACGGGCAGAAGGTCTTTAAGGAGAACCATCAGGACTTCCTGAACCCGCCGGTGGCCTTCGGCAACGTGCCGGAGGAGATAAAAGACCTCGTGAAGGTCGAGGGGTGA
- a CDS encoding PIN domain-containing protein — protein sequence MSEDILLVTNTNVLFSFFGKSTVTRELVFLLSGRLISPEFALEELREHRDEILKKAKIGEKEFEEILSVLREHIIFVKEGFYAEFIPLALKITPDKDDADFVALALKVKAPLWSNDKRLKEIEEIEVLNTKELLELLGIIQ from the coding sequence TTGAGCGAAGATATTCTTCTGGTGACTAACACGAACGTGCTCTTCTCGTTCTTTGGAAAATCAACAGTAACCAGAGAGCTGGTGTTCCTGCTATCCGGAAGGCTGATAAGTCCCGAGTTCGCACTGGAAGAGCTTCGCGAGCATAGAGATGAAATCCTGAAAAAAGCTAAGATAGGGGAGAAAGAGTTTGAGGAGATACTATCCGTTCTCAGGGAGCATATTATATTCGTAAAAGAAGGGTTCTACGCCGAGTTCATACCCCTCGCACTCAAAATAACTCCCGACAAAGACGATGCTGACTTTGTGGCACTGGCTCTCAAGGTAAAAGCTCCCCTGTGGAGCAACGACAAGAGATTGAAGGAGATAGAAGAGATAGAGGTGCTGAACACCAAAGAACTCCTTGAGCTTCTCGGAATCATCCAATAA
- a CDS encoding Era-like GTP-binding protein, whose translation MIKVAIIGAENVGKSTLMNALIGGRISEVENLPGTTKGVIRRRFGKLKIPKSMKNPLGGADEFVLIDTAGLFDPQRELRGKVLSEEKFREIINEIVSADIVIHMVDATVGLHRGMEKLHHMLKFRYEKPIVVVINKVDLVPRERVEELREIIKKRLEQEAIPLSLVTYEGFNELLERLAYYAQYV comes from the coding sequence ATGATAAAGGTTGCGATTATCGGTGCCGAGAACGTCGGCAAGTCAACGCTCATGAACGCGCTCATCGGGGGGAGGATTTCCGAGGTGGAAAACCTTCCGGGGACGACCAAGGGAGTGATAAGGAGGCGCTTCGGCAAGCTTAAGATACCCAAGAGCATGAAGAACCCCCTCGGCGGGGCGGACGAGTTCGTCCTCATCGATACTGCCGGCCTCTTCGACCCCCAGAGGGAACTCCGCGGGAAGGTTCTCAGCGAGGAGAAGTTCAGGGAGATAATCAACGAGATCGTCTCGGCAGACATAGTCATACACATGGTGGACGCGACAGTTGGCCTTCACAGGGGGATGGAGAAGCTCCACCACATGCTGAAGTTCCGGTACGAGAAGCCGATAGTCGTCGTCATCAACAAGGTGGACCTCGTTCCCCGGGAGCGCGTCGAGGAGCTGAGGGAGATCATAAAGAAGCGCCTCGAGCAGGAGGCGATACCGCTCTCCTTGGTCACCTACGAGGGCTTCAACGAGCTGCTCGAGAGGCTGGCGTACTACGCCCAGTACGTCTAA
- a CDS encoding DUF58 domain-containing protein → MKKSLMGYLLWALILGTLFISPGMIGLAIVPLSILAVGTLVDPPKGVTVRRTIDRREIRLGGEIEVRVSLRVERGIGMVLVRDVLPKSVELTGGSNVGVFFKGLKPLEVEYSYRIRPALRGFYTLPRSEVTTRNPLGTRHHWGLYGEDLSIRVVPEVLKAVPVRGARRKSRISVPETSYAVRGPLSTDFKEIRSYRTGDPMKLINWKATARTGEVLVNEFEKEGKKTVVFIVDARDEMKAGRAGESPYERAMMLVASMAHSFLRKDYHVGLYLLGAGKFLPPATGERQLHKIVRTLMEFERVHAGEESFSDAVERLKGVLIRYTPLVIYVSNVLEGTKEDTRRGLTVIRAMGRGLTRPVLVDVSYPALDTKAGTLVELEKRAILRELRGVAYIIRWVPEEESGRILSRLLGEIG, encoded by the coding sequence ATGAAGAAAAGCCTGATGGGCTATCTCCTCTGGGCACTGATCCTGGGGACACTGTTCATATCCCCCGGAATGATAGGCCTGGCCATAGTCCCCCTCTCCATCCTCGCCGTTGGGACGCTCGTGGACCCGCCCAAGGGAGTGACGGTAAGGAGAACCATCGACCGGAGAGAGATACGGCTCGGCGGGGAGATCGAGGTGAGGGTTAGCCTCAGGGTGGAAAGAGGAATAGGCATGGTGCTCGTGAGGGACGTGCTCCCGAAGAGCGTTGAGCTGACCGGCGGGAGCAACGTCGGGGTGTTCTTCAAGGGGCTGAAACCCCTCGAGGTCGAGTACTCCTACAGGATAAGGCCCGCCCTCAGGGGCTTCTACACACTCCCAAGGAGCGAGGTAACCACGAGGAACCCCCTCGGAACGCGCCACCACTGGGGACTCTACGGTGAAGACCTGAGCATCAGGGTGGTTCCGGAGGTTCTGAAGGCAGTCCCCGTTAGGGGGGCGCGGAGAAAATCAAGAATAAGCGTTCCCGAGACGAGCTACGCTGTCAGGGGGCCGCTCTCGACTGACTTCAAGGAGATAAGGAGCTATCGGACCGGGGACCCAATGAAGCTCATAAACTGGAAGGCCACCGCCAGAACCGGCGAGGTCCTCGTCAACGAGTTCGAAAAGGAAGGGAAAAAGACCGTGGTCTTCATAGTGGACGCGAGGGACGAGATGAAGGCCGGGAGGGCCGGGGAGAGTCCCTATGAGAGGGCCATGATGCTGGTGGCCTCAATGGCCCACAGTTTTCTGAGAAAGGACTACCACGTGGGCCTGTACCTGCTCGGGGCCGGGAAGTTCCTGCCCCCTGCAACCGGCGAGAGACAGCTCCACAAGATCGTCAGGACGCTGATGGAGTTTGAGAGGGTTCACGCGGGGGAGGAGAGCTTCAGCGACGCCGTGGAGAGGCTCAAGGGGGTTCTGATCCGGTACACCCCCCTCGTCATCTACGTCTCAAACGTCCTGGAGGGAACAAAGGAGGACACGAGGAGGGGCCTTACTGTGATAAGGGCCATGGGGAGGGGGCTGACCAGGCCGGTACTGGTTGACGTATCGTACCCGGCGCTCGACACCAAAGCGGGGACACTCGTCGAGCTGGAGAAGAGGGCCATCCTCCGGGAGTTGAGGGGGGTGGCCTACATCATCCGGTGGGTTCCGGAGGAGGAGTCGGGAAGGATCCTTAGCAGACTGCTGGGGGAGATAGGATGA
- a CDS encoding GTP-binding protein, with protein MPKRVKLGHHYYYIVTVDELHSGGFRGKNVVIEGSIEDRPLIEFLPMELPGYRTTFKVSGIRIEFAGSPCIGMGDRVKVYGRFLGDCIMASAIETERALYTTEE; from the coding sequence ATGCCCAAGCGGGTTAAACTCGGCCATCATTACTATTACATCGTTACAGTCGACGAGTTGCATTCCGGCGGTTTCAGGGGTAAGAACGTCGTCATCGAGGGCAGCATCGAGGACAGGCCCCTCATCGAGTTCCTCCCCATGGAACTCCCTGGCTACAGAACAACGTTTAAAGTTTCCGGCATAAGGATTGAATTCGCCGGGAGTCCATGCATCGGAATGGGCGACAGGGTAAAGGTCTACGGTCGTTTTCTCGGCGACTGCATAATGGCGAGTGCCATCGAAACCGAGAGGGCACTCTACACGACGGAGGAGTAG
- the tsaA gene encoding tRNA (N6-threonylcarbamoyladenosine(37)-N6)-methyltransferase TrmO: MTFEPLKITPVGYVRKNDELHEVFIEILPEFKAAMDGLREGDWIKLVLWFHESDTPERRRILKVHPYGNPANPLTGVFATRSPYRPNPIALYTVRIHRIEDNRLYIDWIDAHDGTPVIDIKIFVERYDCPKEIPIEEREAHIREGRMIGEVNVIPRKGEHLDELEEVSPAEYDAVILEIGPKTTTLTAKELVELIEALKEAYEGLPVEIRDRLRTREGRSP, from the coding sequence GTGACATTTGAACCCTTAAAAATCACCCCAGTCGGCTACGTGAGAAAGAACGATGAGCTACACGAGGTTTTTATCGAAATCCTCCCGGAGTTTAAAGCCGCCATGGACGGCCTCCGCGAGGGAGACTGGATAAAGCTCGTCCTCTGGTTCCACGAGAGCGACACACCGGAAAGGAGGAGAATCCTCAAAGTCCACCCCTACGGCAACCCTGCGAACCCCCTAACCGGGGTCTTCGCGACGCGCTCCCCCTACAGGCCGAACCCGATAGCCCTGTACACCGTTCGAATACACCGCATTGAGGATAACAGGCTCTACATAGACTGGATTGACGCTCACGACGGGACGCCGGTCATCGACATCAAGATATTCGTTGAGCGCTACGACTGCCCAAAGGAGATCCCAATAGAGGAGAGGGAGGCCCACATAAGAGAGGGCAGGATGATAGGCGAGGTGAACGTCATTCCGAGGAAGGGCGAGCACCTCGATGAGCTTGAAGAGGTCTCTCCAGCGGAGTACGATGCGGTCATTCTAGAGATTGGGCCGAAGACGACGACGCTGACTGCCAAGGAGCTGGTTGAACTCATTGAAGCTCTAAAGGAAGCCTACGAGGGCCTTCCAGTGGAGATAAGGGACAGGCTCAGAACACGTGAAGGGCGGTCGCCTTGA
- a CDS encoding TRM11 family SAM-dependent methyltransferase, producing the protein MYAVIFGKNPALSEAEFYSFARRFGLKVSPIESSRYWLLFDSSPQVERYFHWLGGSLKLVKITGEGEEALKELEYSRLFTVSLYGRSDWKLWRKLGSEIKREFKEEGSAKFFKPAKTYSMPAELILKGFPEVKDFVFLFREDGSFLVGETVKITDPFELKKLDVERPVQKPILSIPPRLARIMVNLTEVRKGAFLDPFCGIGTVVQEFVLQGLSAYGSDRDERQIRDAKKNLAWLRKEFHLKNSAHLEVCDARKLKRCFRQRFDAIVTEPYLGKPLKRHPSRGEAIKLANELDRFYYSVFESFADVLKRNGRVVFVFPAYRLSGGGIYRKERKWLGKLGFEVLGRYLDYEERHRVVRDIHVLRYRG; encoded by the coding sequence ATGTACGCGGTCATATTTGGTAAAAATCCCGCCCTCAGCGAGGCAGAATTTTATTCATTCGCCCGGAGATTCGGCCTAAAGGTTAGCCCAATTGAGTCCAGTCGTTACTGGTTGTTATTCGATTCCTCACCTCAAGTTGAAAGGTACTTCCACTGGCTCGGCGGCTCCTTAAAGCTCGTCAAAATCACCGGCGAGGGAGAGGAAGCGCTAAAGGAACTCGAATACTCCCGGCTCTTCACCGTCAGCCTCTACGGGAGGAGCGACTGGAAGCTGTGGAGGAAGCTCGGGAGCGAGATAAAGAGGGAGTTCAAGGAGGAAGGCTCCGCCAAGTTCTTCAAGCCCGCGAAGACCTATTCGATGCCGGCGGAGCTTATCCTGAAGGGCTTTCCAGAGGTCAAGGACTTTGTTTTTCTGTTTAGGGAAGACGGGAGCTTCCTCGTCGGCGAGACCGTTAAGATCACCGATCCCTTCGAGCTGAAGAAGCTCGACGTTGAGAGGCCCGTTCAGAAGCCCATCCTCTCGATACCGCCGAGGCTCGCGAGGATAATGGTGAACCTGACGGAGGTCAGAAAAGGGGCCTTTCTCGACCCCTTCTGCGGCATAGGGACGGTTGTCCAGGAGTTCGTCCTTCAAGGGCTTTCGGCTTACGGAAGCGACCGCGATGAGAGGCAGATAAGAGACGCCAAGAAGAACCTCGCCTGGCTGAGAAAGGAGTTTCACCTGAAGAACTCGGCCCACCTCGAAGTCTGCGACGCGAGGAAGCTGAAGCGCTGCTTCAGGCAACGCTTTGATGCCATAGTTACCGAGCCATACCTAGGAAAGCCCCTCAAGAGGCACCCGAGCAGGGGAGAGGCGATAAAGCTCGCCAACGAGCTGGACAGGTTCTACTATTCGGTGTTCGAGAGCTTTGCCGATGTCCTGAAGAGGAACGGAAGGGTGGTCTTCGTTTTTCCAGCGTACAGACTGAGCGGTGGGGGCATTTATAGAAAAGAGAGGAAATGGCTCGGAAAGCTCGGCTTCGAGGTTCTCGGCAGATATCTCGACTACGAAGAGAGGCACAGGGTCGTCAGGGACATCCACGTGCTGAGGTATCGGGGATAA
- the wtpB gene encoding tungstate ABC transporter permease WtpB: MRRDYTLYLFAALGSFLIIYIALPLVVIFLKQAADPGMLVKTLHDPLVLESLRNSLLTATATALIALLFGVPLGYVLARREFPGKSLVQALVDVPIVIPHSVVGIMLLVTFSSSILDSYTGIIAAMLFVSAPFTINAARDGFLAVDEKLEHVARTLGASRLRAFFSVSLPMAFPAIASGAIMTWARAISEVGAILIVAYYPKTAQILVMEYFNNYGLRASRPISVILIAMSLTIFVLLRWLVGRKNA, encoded by the coding sequence ATGCGCCGGGACTACACCCTCTACCTCTTCGCCGCACTCGGGAGCTTCCTCATTATCTACATAGCCCTCCCCCTGGTCGTTATCTTCCTCAAGCAGGCCGCTGACCCGGGGATGCTGGTAAAAACGCTCCATGACCCTCTGGTCCTTGAATCCCTCCGCAACTCCCTCCTAACCGCGACTGCCACTGCTCTTATAGCGCTCCTCTTTGGCGTCCCCCTCGGCTACGTCCTGGCCAGGAGGGAATTTCCCGGAAAGAGCCTCGTCCAGGCCCTCGTGGATGTGCCCATAGTCATCCCCCACTCCGTCGTCGGTATAATGCTCCTCGTGACCTTTTCAAGTTCAATCCTCGACAGCTACACGGGCATAATAGCGGCCATGCTCTTCGTTTCGGCGCCCTTCACGATAAACGCCGCACGCGATGGGTTTCTCGCGGTTGACGAGAAACTGGAGCACGTTGCGAGAACCCTTGGAGCTTCCAGGCTGAGGGCCTTCTTCTCCGTTTCCCTTCCGATGGCGTTTCCCGCGATAGCGAGCGGGGCGATAATGACTTGGGCGAGGGCAATAAGCGAGGTCGGTGCCATACTGATTGTTGCCTACTACCCTAAGACGGCCCAGATTCTCGTCATGGAGTACTTCAACAACTATGGCCTGAGAGCCTCGCGTCCGATATCAGTGATACTCATAGCCATGAGCCTTACCATCTTCGTGCTCCTTCGCTGGCTGGTGGGGAGGAAAAATGCTTGA